In Candidatus Atribacteria bacterium, a single genomic region encodes these proteins:
- a CDS encoding ABC transporter permease, which translates to MASTDSSKNKIPLHIIQARRIRNFYLLLMIFFMIILILWVGIPILMTVMWSLVDPKKPWSYPNIFPPSFSQAQWKYVFDYTNIGRALRTSYSLAPLAVLSSLILSLPTSYVLGRKKIPGKKLFMLVVLLPIIMPGMVVALFLSRVFTAFGLSQTFLGLVLAHTLMSIPYMIRVMTTSFQAIPQDVIDAAENLGANTFVKIRDIFLPMIRPGLLAGMIFAFTVSIEEFNLTFIIGTPTFETIPTILYSFMGYNFIRTNASVVALLMMTPNIIMLFIVERFLKSDYLAASLGKM; encoded by the coding sequence ATGGCTTCAACAGATAGTAGTAAAAACAAAATACCTTTACATATTATTCAGGCACGAAGGATAAGGAATTTTTATTTGCTCCTGATGATCTTTTTTATGATCATCTTGATTTTGTGGGTTGGAATACCTATACTTATGACGGTGATGTGGTCTTTGGTTGACCCCAAGAAACCCTGGTCTTATCCTAATATTTTCCCGCCAAGCTTTTCGCAAGCGCAATGGAAATATGTGTTCGATTATACCAATATCGGACGGGCTTTGCGTACTAGCTATAGTTTGGCACCACTGGCAGTGCTTTCCTCATTAATTTTATCATTACCTACCTCCTATGTATTGGGTAGAAAGAAAATACCTGGGAAGAAGCTTTTTATGTTGGTAGTACTCCTCCCTATTATCATGCCCGGGATGGTAGTAGCTCTTTTTCTTAGCAGAGTATTCACTGCATTTGGATTGAGCCAAACGTTCCTGGGTCTGGTGCTTGCACATACACTTATGAGCATACCCTATATGATTCGAGTGATGACCACCAGTTTTCAGGCAATTCCTCAGGACGTGATAGACGCTGCGGAGAATTTAGGGGCGAATACTTTTGTTAAAATCAGGGATATCTTCTTACCCATGATTCGTCCTGGATTGCTGGCAGGTATGATCTTTGCCTTTACTGTCAGCATCGAAGAATTTAATCTTACTTTTATTATCGGTACACCTACCTTCGAGACCATACCCACCATTCTCTATTCATTCATGGGATACAATTTCATAAGAACCAATGCTTCAGTAGTAGCGCTGCTTATGATGACACCAAATATTATCATGCTTTTTATCGTAGAGCGTTTTCTTAAATCTGACTATTTAGCAGCATCTTTAGGGAAAATGTGA